Genomic window (Arachis hypogaea cultivar Tifrunner chromosome 13, arahy.Tifrunner.gnm2.J5K5, whole genome shotgun sequence):
ACATAACTGAATCAAAATCTCAagcaaacaacaataattcaacaatagTTTAACATAAACCCATTCAAATTCAAGcaataatcaaccaaatcaaCATTCATTTATCAAactcacatttaattattataaagttaccaaaccctacctccgTACAGAAATTACAACAACGAAAATTCTGGAAAAACTttttgaccgagctgctgaagaaaAAAACGTCAGAATCGTCTGTGCCTCTTAGAACTCCAATTGACCGAACTCAAGAAGAAGAGAAACTACGTCACTGTCAACTTCTACCGGACAAGAATAACACTAACGTGTAGAGGAagaggatacgaacacttttatcagattaaattttttattggagttacgaattTAAAGAAATCAGAACTAAAAGCTCATGAAAGGTCACGGTTCTTCGAGAGAGACTCTCTCagcctctctctttctttttagtTCAATTGGTAATTAATGAAGGGAAATGGAAGATgagtatggattgataatattaacTGAATCTTTGTGGTTATCAAAAGCTTCATTAGGTGTCATttgtattatatacatatattgcaTACATGCCACGTTTCATGTATATATAACCACGTTTCAGTTTCAGTTTTATATATATTAGGGGTGCATATGGGCCGGGTGAAGccaggtttgatgtgacccagactcgATCCGAAATATACACcaggtctatttattagacctgaactcggccctagacccgatgaaatcaatacactttcgggccacaattataccgggtgaaaactgGGTGAAAactgggccgttaacattacattacgttgataccttcttgtaagctagcatgtaaaaatatccaaatttccaagactccaaccattagttaacatggtaaaattcacttagaaaaatataacaagaaccaaccattcttcaaaattaaagcataaccacaatcaatactaaagtataaccacaatcaatactaatattgtctaataataccaaatatttaaatcaatacaaataacacaatcttatgtattagtctaaagtcttatgcattctaaacataaaacattaatttatagtcttataatgactaataacacaaaatattaaggtttacaatacttaaattccacataagaataatcatgatccatcattaataacacaaaatattaattgtgtatgatgaccgggccaccgggccgacttcgagtgacccgagctatggcccggactcgacccaaaataatgaccgggtctatttttgagacccgtacccgaccctaaacccgatgaaatcacaccaaattagtccttaaagtgttcgggaccgggccgggccttcgggtcgggccgggtctgtgcacccctaatatatatatatatatatataccctaacttttagcacctcatgatcgtactaaaagttagggtgttacataaagAAGAGGTGTgaagtgaatgttgatttataTAGAAATTATAAAAAGGAGTAAGTATGAAAGAAGATGTTGAATTATGTTTTATTACTCAATTTATACATATTAAAGAGAAATAACATTAACATTGAAATCATATAATATCCTATATAAAAGTAAAGAGTAAGAGAATATAAAAAGTATAAAGTAacctaaagaaaaataaatgacataaaattgagaaaaaaaatgaaaaaaattctaaattttaatgctctataataatcataaaaaagagTAAGTATAAAAGATGATGAATTATATTTATACCTaataaagagaaataatattaacattgaagtcatatagtagtatcttatataaaaataaaaagtaaaaaaatatgaaaattatagaatagtttaaagaaaaataaatattatgagagtgagaaaaaaaaaatgaaaaagaatcatAAGCTATAATAAAGAGGTACAtgagaagtaaaaataaaagatttaaaagtaattcaattagaaataaaaagattaaaaagtaATTCAATTAGATAAGTAGTGAGCAAATTGCACTGAATATCTATAGATCTCATATCTATTTAAAGGTTTGGCGTTAGTTAATGGGTTGCTGCATATACAAGAGAGGATTCAAACGTTCAACACTTACTTAAGTGAACGAATGAGCTAACTACTCGACTAAATCAAATTAGTTAAAAAGTTAAAAGATTAAGAATACATTAAAATACTATATTCAATTCtgttttagtatattataaataaatagatGCTAATTCAAAATTGTTGGATAACTTTAAAAGTAACAATAAAGGTGCCGATGAGAGAATGAGTTTGTAAGATTCACAGAAAAAATGTGTAGAATTATACCCTTGTTATCGTCATTTAAAGTTCTTAATAATTCTGAGTGGTTTGAAAATTGAGAAAGTCAGCACTTTTAGTTGATGAAATATTGTATAAAAATAGTAGAAGGTCAGTATTTTTAGCAGATCAAATATTGTGTGAAAATAATAGTAAagagttaatatttttaataaaaataatggtaGAGGatcaatatttttagtaaaaacagGAACATTTTTTacaaaactaaaaatgaaaataacacAATGATCTCCTTTATTTTAAAGTCAAAATTTTTGTAATGAGAGTAAGAaaataacttttgaaaaaaagtcatatttttctacttcttaaaACTCTCAATTAACTATTCGAGAAATCAAAAAGTATTTCTCAAAAATATACCAAATACTCATAATATAACTCttcataattcaaaaaaaaaaaggaaagaaataatTTTTGCTACTTCCTAAATGAACTCTAAATAATAGTctaaaacaattaattttaatacgCCTCTAGTACTTCTCGTTTAATTATTCTGatcacattttaaaatatttaaaaagtatttttattgctAATGAGTAATAGtttaaatggcatagtctctccatattcatttaagaggttgcgggttcgagtctcctatctttaaaagaaaaaaaaaaaaagtatttttattgttaacaaatttgaataaaatttttctcAATTTTCGTGGTTCACTCAAATAAATTGGTATTGGCAATCATTTACTATCAGTCCCACACTTCCCACCGGCAGGTAGAAACCCATTTCtaattgttgttgttggtgtttttttttttttcctctttcattTTCTGTATCTATTTCTCTCTATGGTTCTGTGCTTACTAAGAGACGTTGAAGCTCGTGTGTGCATGCGTGTGTATGTGCGCACCAACGTTAACACAAACTCATCAAAGATTTCACCAAATTTCGATTCTTTTTTCCATCAAAGATCGCATCCCCTCTCCACCCAAATAGGATCTTCCTCATTTGACCCATTTTCTCTCTTCTGCATCTCAAACACCATAGTTTTCCCGGAAAATAAAAAGACACTTTTTTCCgggaaacaaaaaaagaagaagtagTAAACAACAGCAGATATTATCAGGGTGTGTAATTGAATTTACAATGAGGCGAAGAGGTGCGGATTTTCGAAGGCCAGTGAGGAGGAGGGTGCAGGATGTGGCGTGGTGGACACTCTGTAGCGTAGTAgctctcttatttatttatattcttgtCACCACCACCAAAGGCTCCAACACTACTAGTACTACCTCAATGCCCCCTTTCTCCTTGGTAACTCAACTTTATCCTTTTTCTCTTCCCGTaaaaattattgttgttgtttcatTTGTGTTTTTATCTACTAAAGTTTATTAATGTGTGTTCTTGAATGCTAGAACTTTGTGTAGTGAAAATAACAAGGTAAGCAAATTGAATTATTTCCAATGAAATAGACAAGCTGATTGAATTGTTCTTATTGATGCTCTGCTTTTGGAATAATGTACCATGTGACAGTGTCGTGTGTCATCTAGAATATCATAGTTACATGAATTTACCGATTAGGTGCGTGTTGGAACATCATAGGTATATTTTtcacataaaatattttacatatagtGTACCACGTACCCGTTCTCGTACCAAAATATATTGCGTTTCATGTAACTATGATCTAAATATGGTTGtttagagagagggagagagaatgtGTTCTTATATTTAGTAAATGATTCTCTTTTCTCCCTTCTCATAATGTATATTATCAGGATCATCATGGTTTCATGAATTTTGGAATCGATGTAGATTAGAATTCAGTAATTGACAAATTTAAGGCAAGTTCTACTTGTTCCCCCTCATGCAAGTAATGAAAGACTTAGCATAATTGCTGAGTTAATTCATATCTTGCAATCACTCTCTGCTAAATTTACTAAAATTTCCTTAGTTTGCTTCAATGATATAATATCAGCTTATCGACGAATCTTTTATGCAATGAAAAGTGTTTTGGTTTATCCAGATATTTGCACTGGTTTTTATTACATTTCCTTTTATGAATataagaactaaaaagaatcacTATGTTTTGTAAGGATTCTTCTTATCTAATATTGGAATTTTAATGATGAATGGTCAAATTTGGCTAGAAAGAAGAAAGTGTGGATCATACAAAATAGTAGATAAATTTGGTTAAATTCTAACTCAGCTCCATGAGATGCTTGATTACACACTAAGGAGTATAAATGTTATCCTTTGTTTATCAATTACTTCTAATTTATTTTGTGCAGAGAAACTTCAGGAATGAAAGGATCATGGAAAGCCTTAATATTACTGAAGAGATGTTAAGCCCTGACTCAGTAGCAAGACAACTAAATGATCAAATATCTCTAGCAAAAGCCTTTGTTGTAATTGCCAAAGAAAGTAACAATCTCCAATTAGCTTTGTCCTTAACTTCCCAGATTCAAAATTTGCAGATTCTCCTCTCAAATGCAGCCACCAGGCGCGCTCCCTTGACAATAATGGAGTCAGAGAAAGCGATTCATGATATGGCATCATTGCTGTATCAGGCACAGCAGCTCCATTATGACAGTGCAGGCATGATCATGAGACAGAAAGCAAAGATTGAATCTCTTGAAGAACAGATGAATTATGTAAATGAAAAGAGTTCGAAATACGGACAAGTAGCTGCTGAAGAAGTCCCCAAGAGCCTATACTGCCTAGGTGTAAAGTTGACATCAAAATGGTTAAACAATTTCGATTTGCAGAACAAATTGATGGACAAATTGCAATCTGACATGAAACTTAGGGACAACAATCTTTACCACTTTTGTGTGTTCTCTGATAACATCCTTGCTACTTCAGTTGCAATCAACTCGACCGCGCAAAATTCTAAGAATCCAGATAGAATTGTTTTCCACATTGTCACGGATGAAATAAGTTATGCTGTTATGAAGGCATGGTTTGCTTTAAACGATTTTCGTGGTGTGACAGTTGAAGTTCAGAAGTATGAAGACTTCGATTGGTTAAATGCTTCATATGCTCCTGTGCTTAAGCAGCTCCAAGACTCAGAGATCCAGAGCTACTACTTTCGAGGAAGCAAAGACGATGGAAGTACTCCGATCAAGTTTCGGAACCCAAAATATCTCTCCATGCTTAACCACCTAAGATTCTACATACCCGAAGTCTTTCCGGATCTAAAGAGGGTGGTGTTCCTCGACGATGATGTCGTGGTCCAAAAGGATCTTTCTAAGCTTTTCTCAATTGATTTGAATGAAAATGTTAATGGAGCAGTTGAGACATGTATGGAGACATTTCATAGGTACCATAAATACTTGAACTATTCACATCCTTTAATTAGAGCACACTTTGATCCTGATGCATGTGGTTGGGCATTTGGGATGAATGTGTTTGATTTGGTTCAATGGAGAAAAATGAATGTAACTGGAATCTACCACTACTGGCAAGAAAAGAATGTAGATAGAACATTGTGGAAACTTGGAACATTGCCACCAGGGTTGTTAACATTTTATGGATTAACTGAGCCATTGGATCCATCATGGCATGTGTTGGGTTTTGGCTACACCTCTGTGGATCCTGTGTTGATAGAGAAGGGTGCTGTGTTGCATTTCAATGGAAACTCCAAACCATGGTTGAAGATTGGGATGGAAAAGTACAAGCCCTTGTGGGAAAAATACATGGATTATTCTCATCCTTTGTTGCAACAGTGCAACTTTCATTGAGTTCCAAAACATTAGGAATTGCAAAATCTAGTAGCCAATCAGTTTATTCATGTtcatgcttttttttcttttctttgagatGATAGGAGTTAATATAGTAGTAGCCAAATCATTCTTGATACATTTGTAAGCTTTGGAAAATTTTGTTTAGAGATTCAGTGATTGATCAAAGATGCAGATTAATGTGGCATTATAGAATTTTAGGCCACTGGGCCAATGTTAATTGGGTTGCAAAGGATATTCATATGTGCTACTTTCATTTTGTAAATAGTTGCTTTTCTTTCAAATTGTGTATATacaattttcatttttctcttctttctctagaGACTAGAGTTACCAAATAATGAATGTGTAGCCATGGAACTATGGAAGGGATATAATTACCAGTACATTTGATTTTAAGTCTTCAATTTTGTTGGTGAGTTATCTGGTGCCCTTTATTTTGAAGTTGAAATTACTAAAGTTTCATCTTCTTTATAGTTTTAGAAAGGGTAAACTACTAAATTGTTCCACTATGTTTAGACGTAAttttgttttggtccttaaggtttaaagtgttatatttaaatccaaaaaagtttcaattAGCTTCAATGTAgaagtcaaaattaaataattaatgaaatgtccTACAGCAGTACAAGAATAAGGTCGATAATCTAGATAATTAATGGAATGTCCTACAATATAAGCTCcaaccgtggatgcatcaatacatttatttatcattttttttacaatttaaatgaaatattttttataaaactaaggataatgataaataaatatattaatacatCCACAGTTAATTTTGTGCCTttagagcttgtacttgttctctagattatcgactttgttcttgtactgctgtcaAATAGGAccttccgttaattatttaacactTCACGATGGGACTACATTAAAGCTAAAggaaactttttttaatttaaataaaaactttaaaaattttaagaaccaAAATAAGATTACACCCAAACATAAAAGACGAATTTAGTAACCCTTTTTGGAAATGTTATTGACGGGATCCATCACTTTGTATATGAAAATAATAAAGTTTTGCTTCTTTTTGATAAATTCAGCATTTAATTACATTTCGCTACGATACTTCCTCACAGGTCACAATAACCCATGAAATCTAGCATATTTTCATTGATTAAGTACTATTGTAAAATTTATATTAAGATTCATTTTATCAATCAATAATAAAAGAGTAATGCTAAGTAATAAACATTATAACAGTTAATTTCAGTTAATATTATAATAGATTATCAAATAAATCTATTATCAAGCCCATTAAAATTAAGTTTTTGTTGAGTTTGAATATGTTTTTAATTTAAGtttcaaatctttttattttaaagaattttagataattttttacgttaaatattaattacaatattaGCCATGTAATGTATATTCGGAAGACTTTTTCACAATAGAAATCTAAATTTTGTAGCTTAATcttagtttggtaaagtttttaatttttaaaagtagtttataaaagttaacttttaaaatatGACTTTTTAAAAATGGtaacatttatgtttggtaaatcattaaaaatagtttttaataaacacaagcaacatcaattgcgtttggtaaaataacttttaaaatttaaaaatattataatagatataaatgtgagtattaaatttaaaaattagttaacatatgaggttatattaaacttttaaattttaaaaaaacgcAAGCTAATTTTGAAAAACTCTATTTTAGATGTTTTCAGAAGTTCTCCAATCTTTTAAAATGTGTAAGCACATGCACATAGTCTTCTTGATgtactaaatacaaaataaaaaatgtaaacttttaaaaaatataaacaccttttcaaaaaattttaccaaaccaaaATTTAGTACGAGAGAATACATTTTGGTGGATAACTAGTAACCAGTTGAGGACAAAGGAAATGATAATACAAAGCTTTCAATTCTTTTGTTGTCCTCTAATCTGTCAAAGTCAGTGCCGGCGTTACTCAACAAAATATGGCGGAATTATCACCAAACCATTTTCGCTTCCATTGTTGTCTTCTACTTGGCTTGCTCTCCGTTCATTTCTAGTCTCATCAGTGACCACttcatttaaataataataatgataaaaataataaataaatttaattcccattccttttttttctctttcaatttCCTTGCCTATAAAACCATATTAAGCATCCaaccattttaaaaaataaaataaaaaatttatacattaaGAAAAGCTATTTTTCCTTCTATATCAATTTTTAcgataataattagaatttaattttgatgtattgttagtttaaaataattttacacgcaCATTTAATTATATATCATTATGTCAgaaaaaataactacttttttaTTGATTGCGTGAATAGtcatttaaaaaacaaatataattaaacgactatataaaatattttatactattaatatatcagaattaaattctaataattattaCATGTATATGAttgcttttttttataaatattgcaCGTATATAATTGGAATGCTTTAGAATCAcgaaagttaaaaataaatatatgatattattattatcatcctcTAGACTTATATTTGCATGTACATCTCTGtaggatttttttttctaatataaaatgaaaaaataattaatttttaaaataagatatttaaattttaaattttagaatactattttttttagtattagggACAAATTCGTTGtatataatttatatagagtTTGCCGCACCTCCGACGAATTCTAAGTTGAGTTCGGTAGAGTATATAAACGTGGTGGGGTCATTCTCATTTATTCTTTTCCTTCCAAATCTCTCCTCCAAATTcattttgtttctcttttctgTCTTTCGACGTCCGTACAATTCGTTATCCACGACATTTTCAGTTTTATGTCAGTAAATAATATGTTAGTTAAAACTACTATTTTCAGGTTAGTTAGAATTACTGTTTACATGTTAATTAAAGTTACTGGTTAGTGGttacatgttagttagagttACAGATTTATTGTTTACATATTAGTTAGAGTTATTGTTTActgtttacatgttagttaaaGTTACTATGTAAATGTTATTTAGAGGTACTGTGCACTGTTTACATGTAGTTAGCAGGCACGGACCCAGTAAGGGCAatgagggggcacttgccccactgctttttcatttttttttttccaaaatagttatatataaaaatatatctctagttttaaattttaaacgaTCCTACTACAAATAAATTACACTCAATTGGTTAAAGTTTtaaattaactttttaattttctattatttttactattatttaacttacttaaatttaatttttgtattgttactcttttattctcttaaatttttttatttttatatttttaacattttttttgtcTAGTAGTCATTTTCTGTTCATCAAAAAGTAAATTTCAAATTCTCTAtatctttttatataattttctatgactctatgtatcttccaatttcattgtttttctttttgatattttcaataacaaattttaattcaaacaattatagtttaggtattaatttaatatttctcttcatgactttatatattttattttattctcaatttattcatctttattacttattttttttatcttttgttctattatatggACCTgtgttgcatataaaattttaaaataaattaattaatttattaatttagaatatattttttatttttgaaaatagtaaagataaaatattttaattacaatacataattaaacagatgaataaaatttttcatctaacattatatcaaaattaaattaaaaaatatataacaaacttaattattttaaaaagaatgaaagaaaaaaaattgtaaattaaggttatattattttatatacagatttaatttttctagtatttatatataattttagttttgaattataaatactagtgtGTCATTAGTTGTTAATGTGGCATTTAAGttagtcttttattattaaatgtgtataaaaaaattagttaagataataagttatctataatttaattaaaatattttaagtttaagttttagaaataaaaaatattttttataaaaataaaagtgttcattaactttttttaatttttatatctttatataattaataatattcaataaaatttattttagtgtatatatttttGTCTCCACTCCTAAAATTTTTTGGGTCCGTCACTGGTAGTTAAAGTATATAACATGTTAGCtagattttttatgttattgtttTCAAGTATAGTTGCAGTTTATTGTTTATAACATGTAATTAGTATAAGTTGTTAGTCAATTCTAAGTTAGTTTAGTAAGAATAATTAGTTTAAGTTGTGAATTACAAGGTAATTAGTGGAATAATTAGTTAGGTTAGATTAGATTAGCAAGAAAAATAATTAGGGTTCAGTTAGTTATTGATTAGAGTTGTTTAGGGTGTTAGTTAACGGTCTCATGTagttgtgttaaattttaattaataaatttataaactgatTAAGAATTAAGGTAGACAATTAGtagatttaaatatattttttaagaatttagttAATGTGAAAGGAATGAGTTcaatatatgttattttattttactagagtAGTAGTTTATCTCTTCTTTCTCATCACCATCATCAGAAATTTTGGGTGGTTCATCATCAGCATCGTCTCTGTCATCGGGGTTAACTTCATACTGATCCATCATCGGATCCCTGAAAACAGAACCCTCATGACTTTTAACATTGTCATTCATGAAGTCAACATTACGAACTTTAACATTAGACCCTCTTGACTATTTTCAAATGGCATATTTAGATCCATCATCGTCTTTATGATATTTCGTCTAACAGCTCCACTCAATGAATTATCATCGACAGTATCTACAGATGATCCTCGGTCACCCAACTCAACGAGGAACACGAATAATTCTAACAGATGAACATTTGTCCATCGATTGTACTACGACCGTATAAGACGTACATCCTCGTCGTCAAGTAAACAATACCTACttcaaaacaacaacaaaatatctCATAACTGTGGTCAAACAAATATACTATCAACAGAGACAAGACAACTGTGATATACCTTTTAGAAAACAAACTGCCATCTACTTCGATCAGATATTTGTAGtaaaattttttcatcttttttgtcTCTTGTTGTCCGACGGAATGCAATATCAGATTCTTCAATGCTGTTAGATTGTTGACTTCCGGTGTCATATAGGTAATTATCGGTTGTTCCGATCTAAAAACGATAGAATCTTATTCATTATACACTATTTTACTATCGTAATAAATGGATAACAATGGATTCATTGACATTGTACAGAAAAATATCAACAATGAGAACAAAGTAGAGAATAAAATTGTGATTCTCAACTCTGCTCTCCAACAGAcatgcttttattttgaaaacccaACCTAAAATTCACTCGGAGTACGACAAACTTGCCCCTAAATCCTAAtgctaaaaaaaatcataatctaaaatttaaagtttaaatatcttattttaagaattaattatttttttattttatattagaaaaaaatccCATCTCTGTactatatataattttctatatcTATACTTCTATACTTACTAGATATAATTGggtttttctatttaaataaaaaaaattttatttttacaatcAAAAACCGTAAAAATCTTATTGTATGACTTTTGGTAACTATGCcgatgaaaatagaaaaaaaaaattattttttttatttttgtacatacggtcaacaaaaataaattaattaaatttttttattttcgttgATACAGTCACCAAAAACATATAA
Coding sequences:
- the LOC112737615 gene encoding probable galacturonosyltransferase 10 — protein: MRRRGADFRRPVRRRVQDVAWWTLCSVVALLFIYILVTTTKGSNTTSTTSMPPFSLRNFRNERIMESLNITEEMLSPDSVARQLNDQISLAKAFVVIAKESNNLQLALSLTSQIQNLQILLSNAATRRAPLTIMESEKAIHDMASLLYQAQQLHYDSAGMIMRQKAKIESLEEQMNYVNEKSSKYGQVAAEEVPKSLYCLGVKLTSKWLNNFDLQNKLMDKLQSDMKLRDNNLYHFCVFSDNILATSVAINSTAQNSKNPDRIVFHIVTDEISYAVMKAWFALNDFRGVTVEVQKYEDFDWLNASYAPVLKQLQDSEIQSYYFRGSKDDGSTPIKFRNPKYLSMLNHLRFYIPEVFPDLKRVVFLDDDVVVQKDLSKLFSIDLNENVNGAVETCMETFHRYHKYLNYSHPLIRAHFDPDACGWAFGMNVFDLVQWRKMNVTGIYHYWQEKNVDRTLWKLGTLPPGLLTFYGLTEPLDPSWHVLGFGYTSVDPVLIEKGAVLHFNGNSKPWLKIGMEKYKPLWEKYMDYSHPLLQQCNFH